In one window of Arachis ipaensis cultivar K30076 chromosome B06, Araip1.1, whole genome shotgun sequence DNA:
- the LOC107605351 gene encoding SPX domain-containing protein 2 isoform X2, protein MKFWKILNNQIEQTLPDWRDKFLSYKDLKKQLKLIAPAKDADNNPPTKRPRLDGDGAAEDGEQEEVAKEVNDFLKLLELEIEKFNAFFVEKEEEYIIKWKELQDRVAKAKDSNVELMSVGREIVDFHGEMVLLENYSALNYTGLVKIIKKYDKRTGALVRLPFIQDVLNQPFFKVDVLNKIVKECEVMLSILFPRNRPPGSSLSINDDYTEEGCASITTNESKASLAQVPKELAEIENMENTYIKLTSSALQTLEQIRGGSSTVSIYSLPPLGSKALEEEIEGK, encoded by the exons ATGAAGTTCTGGAAGATTCTCAACAACCAGATCGAGCAAACGCTTCCTGATTGGCGCGACAAGTTTCTTTCCTACAAGGATTTGAAGAAGCAGTTGAAGCTCATCGCGCCCGCCAAGGACGCCGATAACAACCCTCCCACGAAGCGGCCCAGGTTGGACGGAGACGGCGCCGCCGAAGATGGGGAACAAGAGGAGGTGGCGAAGGAGGTCAACGACTTCTTGAAGCTGTTGGAATTGGAGATTGAGAAGTTCAACGCTTTTTTCGTTGAGAAGGAGGAAGAGTATATCATCAAATGGAAG GAGTTGCAAGACAGGGTTGCCAAGGCCAAGGATTCAAATGTAGAATTGATGTCTGTAGGGAGGGAAATAGTGGATTTTCATGGAGAGATGGTTTTGTTAGAGAACTATAGCGCACTTAACTACACGG GTTTGGTGAAGATAATAAAGAAATATGATAAACGAACTGGTGCACTAGTTCGCTTACCTTTCATCCAAGACGTCTTGAACCAACCTTTCTTCAAAGTTGATGTGCTTAACAAGATTGTAAAGGAGTGTGAAGTGATGCTAAGCATCCTTTTCCCCAGAAACAGGCCTCCAGGATCATCGTTATCAATTAACGATGATTATACGGAAGAAGGGTGCGCCTCCATAACTACCAATGAAAGTAAAGCATCGCTAGCTCAGGTCCCTAAAGAACTTGCTGAGATTGAAAACATGGAGAACACATACATCAAACTAACTTCGTCAGCACTGCAAACATTGGAGCAGATTAGGGGTGGAAGCTCAACTGTAAGTATATACTCATTACCGCCTCTCGGTAGCAAGGCTCTGGAAGAGGAGATTGAAGGCAAATAA
- the LOC107647631 gene encoding probable carboxylesterase 6 — protein sequence MSLIAESPDFLQVYSDGTVKRFAPETAPPCLEPSNDPNGFRSKDVVIDPLKPITGRLFLPPSVSSSEKLPVLVYFHGGGFCIGSTTWLGYHVFLGEFSATSRSIVLSVDYRLAPEHRLPTAYEDCYAAIEWLRDQASTEPWLQQAELSRVFLSGDSAGANIAHHVAVKTIQKWVCPVKIKGTMLIHPYFGSEKRTEKEMEDGGSEDVKSNDMFWKLSIPEGSNRDYFGCNFEKANLPERIWSKFPAIEVHVAGLDFLKERGVMYAEFVKKNGVKDVKLVEAKGEKHIYHVLDPKSDAARLLQKQMSQFMKRF from the exons ATGTCCTTAATAGCAGAATCACCAGATTTTCTTCAAGTCTATTCTGATGGCACTGTGAAACGCTTTGCACCAGAAACTGCTCCACCATGTTTGGAACCATCCAATGATCCCAATGGATTCAGGTCCAAGGATGTGGTCATTGACCCATTAAAACCCATCACTGGAAGGCTCTTCCTTCCTCCTTCAGTTTCCTCATCAGAGAAGCTTCCAGTGTTGGTTTATTTCCATGGTGGAGGCTTTTGCATTGGCTCCACCACTTGGCTTGGCTACCATGTTTTTCTTGGTGAATTCTCTGCCACTTCAAGGTCCATTGTTCTGTCTGTTGATTACCGTTTGGCTCCGGAGCACCGCCTTCCCACGGCTTATGAAGACTGCTACGCTGCAATTGAATGGCTTCGTGATCAA GCAAGCACAGAACCATGGCTCCAACAAGCAGAGTTATCAAGAGTTTTCCTCTCTGGGGACAGTGCTGGAGCCAACATTGCACATCATGTTGCTGTGAAAACAATTCAGAAGTGGGTGTGCCCTGTGAAAATCAAAGGAACAATGCTAATACACCCTTACTTTGGTAGTGAGAAGAGAACTGAGAAGGAAATGGAGGATGGAGGTTCAGAAGATGTGAAGAGCAATGACATGTTCTGGAAGCTAAGCATACCGGAAGGCTCGAACCGCGACTACTTCGGCTGCAATTTCGAGAAAGCAAACTTGCCTGAGAGAATTTGGTCCAAGTTCCCAGCAATTGAGGTGCATGTTGCTGGTTTGGATTTCTTGAAGGAGAGGGGTGTGATGTATGCAGAGTTTGTGAAGAAGAATGGGGTGAAAGATGTGAAGCTTGTGGAGGCCAAGGGAGAGAAGCATATTTATCATGTGCTTGATCCTAAATCTGATGCAGCAAGGTTGCTTCAGAAACAGATGAGCCAGTTCATGAAGAGGTTTTAG
- the LOC107605351 gene encoding SPX domain-containing protein 2 isoform X1, which produces MKFWKILNNQIEQTLPDWRDKFLSYKDLKKQLKLIAPAKDADNNPPTKRPRLDGDGAAEDGEQEEVAKEVNDFLKLLELEIEKFNAFFVEKEEEYIIKWKELQDRVAKAKDSNVELMSVGREIVDFHGEMVLLENYSALNYTGIFHEFNCLGLVKIIKKYDKRTGALVRLPFIQDVLNQPFFKVDVLNKIVKECEVMLSILFPRNRPPGSSLSINDDYTEEGCASITTNESKASLAQVPKELAEIENMENTYIKLTSSALQTLEQIRGGSSTVSIYSLPPLGSKALEEEIEGK; this is translated from the exons ATGAAGTTCTGGAAGATTCTCAACAACCAGATCGAGCAAACGCTTCCTGATTGGCGCGACAAGTTTCTTTCCTACAAGGATTTGAAGAAGCAGTTGAAGCTCATCGCGCCCGCCAAGGACGCCGATAACAACCCTCCCACGAAGCGGCCCAGGTTGGACGGAGACGGCGCCGCCGAAGATGGGGAACAAGAGGAGGTGGCGAAGGAGGTCAACGACTTCTTGAAGCTGTTGGAATTGGAGATTGAGAAGTTCAACGCTTTTTTCGTTGAGAAGGAGGAAGAGTATATCATCAAATGGAAG GAGTTGCAAGACAGGGTTGCCAAGGCCAAGGATTCAAATGTAGAATTGATGTCTGTAGGGAGGGAAATAGTGGATTTTCATGGAGAGATGGTTTTGTTAGAGAACTATAGCGCACTTAACTACACGGGTATTTTTCATGAGTTTAACTGTTTAG GTTTGGTGAAGATAATAAAGAAATATGATAAACGAACTGGTGCACTAGTTCGCTTACCTTTCATCCAAGACGTCTTGAACCAACCTTTCTTCAAAGTTGATGTGCTTAACAAGATTGTAAAGGAGTGTGAAGTGATGCTAAGCATCCTTTTCCCCAGAAACAGGCCTCCAGGATCATCGTTATCAATTAACGATGATTATACGGAAGAAGGGTGCGCCTCCATAACTACCAATGAAAGTAAAGCATCGCTAGCTCAGGTCCCTAAAGAACTTGCTGAGATTGAAAACATGGAGAACACATACATCAAACTAACTTCGTCAGCACTGCAAACATTGGAGCAGATTAGGGGTGGAAGCTCAACTGTAAGTATATACTCATTACCGCCTCTCGGTAGCAAGGCTCTGGAAGAGGAGATTGAAGGCAAATAA